A window of the Pongo abelii isolate AG06213 chromosome 10, NHGRI_mPonAbe1-v2.0_pri, whole genome shotgun sequence genome harbors these coding sequences:
- the TIMELESS gene encoding protein timeless homolog isoform X4, with the protein MDLHMMNCELLATCSALGYLEGDTYHKEPDCLESVKDLIRYLRHEDETRDVRQQLGAAQILQSDLLPILTQHRQDKPLFDAVIRLMVNLTQPALLCFGNLPKEPSFRHHFLQVLTYLQAYKEAFASEKAFGVLSETLYELLQLGWEERQEEDNLLIERILLLVRNILHVPADLDQEKIDDDASAHDQLLWAIHLSGLDDLLLFLASSSAEQQWSLHVLEIVSLMFRDQNPEQLAGVGQGRLAQERSADVAELEVLRQREMAEKKTRALQRGNRHSQFGGSFIVQGLKSIGERDLIFHKGLHNAARELSIQRRSALNVRLFLRDFCSEFLENCYNRLMGSVKDHLLREKAQQHDETYYMWALAFFMAFNRAASFRPGLVSETLSVRTFHFIEQNLTNYYEMMLTDRKEAASWARRMHLALKAYQELLATVNEMDISPDEAVRESSRIIKNNIFYVMEYRELFLALFRKFDERCQPRSFLRDLVETTHLFLKMLERFCRSRGNLVVQNKRKKRRKKKKKVLDQAIVSGNVPSSPEEVEAVWPALAEQLQCCAQNSELSVDSVVPFDAASEVPVEEQRAEAMVRIQDCLLAGQAPQAVTLLRSAREVWPEGDVFGSQDISPEEEIQLLKQILSAPLPRQQGPEERGAEEEEEEEEEEEEEEEELQVVQVSEKEFNFLDYLKRFACSTVVRAYVLLLRSYQQNSTHTNHCIVKMLHRLAHDLKMEALLFQLSVFCLFNRLLSDPAAGAYKELVTFAKYILGKFFALAAVNQKAFVELLFWKNTAVVREMTEGYGSLDDRSSSRRTPTWSPEEEAHLRELYLAHKDVEGQDVVEAILAHLNTVPRTRKQIIHHLVQMGLADSVKDFQRKGTHIVLWTGDQELELQRLFEEFQDSDDVLGHIMKNITAKRSRARIVDKLLALGLVAERRELYKKRRKKLASSILPNGAECLKDFCQEDLEEEENLPEEDSEEEEEGDSEAEQVQGSLVLSTANLGQSLHQEGFSTPLLWLQNCLIRAADDREEDGCFQAVPLVPLTEENEEAMENEQFQQLLRKLGVRPPASGQETFWRIPAKLSPTQLRRVAASLSQPEEEQKLQPELQPEVPGEQGSDEEHCKEHQAQALRALLLAHKKKAGLASPEEEDAVGKGQLKAAPKKRQLLDSDEEQEEDEGRNRAPELGAPGIQKKKRYQIEDDEDD; encoded by the exons ATGGACTTGCACATGATGAACTGTGAACTTCTAGCCACATGTAGTGCCCTTGGGTACTTGGAGGGAGACACTTACCACAAGGAACCAGATTGCTTAG AGAGTGTGAAGGATCTGATCCGCTATTTGAGGCATGAGGATGAGACACGAGATGTGCGGCAGCAGCTGGGGGCAGCCCAGATCCTACAGAGTGACCTTCTGCCCATCCTCACCCAGCACCGCCAGGACAAGCCTCTCTTTGATGCTGTTATCAG ACTGATGGTGAACTTGACACAACCAGCCTTGCTCTGTTTTGGCAATCTGCCTAAGGAGCCCAGCTTTCGGCACCATTTTTTGCAGGTGCTAACTTATTTGCAGGCCTACAAAGAG GCCTTTGCTAGTGAGAAGGCTTTTGGAGTCCTCAGTGAAACCTTGTATGAGCTGCTGCAGCTG GGCTGGGAGGAACGGCAGGAGGAAGACAACTTGCTGATTGAGCGGATCCTACTGCTGGTCAGAAATATTCTCCATGTCCCAGCTGACCTTGATCAGGAGAAG ATTGATGATGACGCCAGTGCCCATGACCAGCTCCTCTGGGCGATTCACCTCAGCGGCCTGGATGATCTGCTCCTCTTTCTGGCCAGCTCGTCTGCTGAGCAGCAATGGAGCCTACATGTGCTAGAGATTGTCTCCCTTATGTTTCGTGACCAG AACCCCGAGCAGCTGGCAGGAGTAGGGCAGGGACGCTTAGCTCAGGAGCGGAGCGCAGATGTTGCAGAACTGGAGGTGTTGCGCCAGCGAGAGATGGCAGAAAAGAAGACTCGAGCCCTCCAGCGAGGCAACAG GCATTCTCAATTTGGGGGCTCCTTTATTGTCCAGGGGTTGAAATCCATTGGGGAGAGGGACCTCATCTTTCACAAAGGCCTTCACAAC GCCGCCCGAGAGCTGTCCATTCAGCGCCGTTCTGCCCTCAATGTGAGGCTCTTCCTCAGAGACTTCTGCTCTGAGTTCCTGGAGAACTGTTACAACCGGCTCATGGGATCAGTAAAG gaTCACCTGCTTCGGGAGAAAGCTCAGCAGCATGATGAGACCTATTATATGTGGGCCTTGGCTTTCTTCATGGCCTTCAACCGAGCTGCCTCCTTCCGGCCAGGCCTGGTTTCTGAGACCCTCAGTGTCCGTACCTTCCACTTCATTGAGCAGAACCTCACCAACTACTATGAGATGATGCTGACTGACCGCAAGGAAGCTGCCTCCTGGGCACGCCG GATGCATTTGGCTCTGAAGGCCTATCAGGAGCTGCTGGCAACAGTGAATGAGATGGACATATCTCCAGATGAGGCTGTGAGGGAGAGCAGCCGCATCATCAAGA ACAATATTTTCTATGTGATGGAGTACCGAGAACTATTCCTGGCACTTTTTCGAAAGTTTGATGAGAGATGCCAGCCCCGCTCTTTCCTTCGTGACCTGGTGGAGACCACCCACCTCTTCCTCAAAATGTTGGAGCGATTCTGTCGGAGCCGTGGGAACCTGGTGGTGCAG AACAAacgaaagaagagaaggaagaagaagaagaaggtccTAGACCAGGCCATTGTTTCTGGTAATGTCCCATCTAGCCCAGAAGAAGTAGAGGCTGTGTGGCCAGCCCTGGCTGAGCAGCTACAGTGCTGTGCCCAG AATTCTGAGCTCAGCGTGGACTCCGTGGTTCCCTTTGATGCGGCCTCAGAGGTGCCAGTGGAGGAGCAGCGGGCAGAAGCTATGGTACGGATCCAAGACTGTCTCCTGGCTGGCCAGGCCCCACAGGCCGTGACTCTCCTGAGGTCCGCTCG GGAGGTGTGGCCTGAAGGAGACGTATTTGGCTCTCAAGACATTTCTCCAGAGGAAGAGATCCAGTTGCTGAAACAAATCCTCTCTGCTCCACTTCCCC GGCAGCAGGGCCCAGAGGAACGTGgggcagaggaagaagaagaggaggaggaggaggaggaggaggaagaggaggagttgcAAGTGGTCCAGGTGTCGGAGAAAGAATTTAATTTTCTGGACTACCTGAAACG CTTTGCATGTTCAACTGTCGTTCGAGCCTATGTGCTGCTACTACGGAGCTACCAGCAGAATAGTACTCACACTAACCATTGCATTGTGAAGATGCTGCACCGGCTGGCCCATGACCTCAAAATGGAAGCCCTACTCTTTCAGCTGTCAGTCTTCTGCCTCTTCAATCGTCTGCTTAGTGACCCTGCTGCTGGAGCCTACAAA GAGCTAGTGACTTTTGCCAAATACATCCTGGGCAAATTCTTTGCACTGGCTGCAGTCAACCAAAAAGCCTTTGTGGAGCTGTTGTTCTGGAAGAACACAGCTGTGGTTCGAGAGATGACTGAGGGCTATGGCTCCCTGGATGACAG GTCTTCCAGTCGCAGAACACCTACATGGAGCCCCGAAGAAGAGGCTCATCTTCGGGAGCTGTACCTCGCCCATAAGGACGTGGAAG GGCAGGATGTGGTGGAAGCCATCTTGGCCCACCTGAATACTGTTCCTCGAACACGCAAGCAGATCATCCACCATCTGGTACAGATGGGGCTGGCTGACAGTGTCAAGGACTTCCAAAG GAAAGGAACCCATATTGTACTGTGGACGGGGGATCAGGAGTTGGAGCTGCAGCGGCTTTTTGAGGAATTCCAGGACTCAGATG ATGTCCTGGGTCATATCATGAAGAATATCACAGCCAAACGCTCACGGGCCCGAATAGTGGATAAACTCTTGGCTCTGGGACTGGTGGCTGAGCGGCGGGAGCTGTACAAGAAACGGCGGAAAAAGTTGGCATCCTCCATCTTG CCAAATGGAGCGGAGTGCCTGAAAGATTTTTGCCAGGAAgatctggaagaagaggaaaaccTGCCTGAGGAAGACAgcgaagaggaagaagaaggggacTCAGAAGCAGAACAAGTCCAGGGTAGCTTAGTCCTTTCAACTGCAAACCTTGGTCAAAGCCTGCATCAGGAAG GCTTTTCTACCCCACTCCTATGGCTCCAGAACTGTCTGATCCGAGCAGCTGATGATCGGGAAGAGGATG GCTGCTTCCAGGCCGTTCCATTGGTGCCACTCACAGAGGAAAATGAGGAAGCCATGGAAAACGAACAGTTTCAGCAGCTGTTGCGCAAGCTAGGGGTTCGTCCCCCCGCCTCTGGGCAG GAAACCTTCTGGCGAATTCCAGCTAAGCTGAGTCCTACCCAGCTCCGGAGGGTAGCAGCTTCTTTGAGTCAACCAGAGGAGGAACAGAAGCTGCAGCCAGAGCTACAGCCTGAAGTCCCTGGAGAGCAAGGCTCTGATGAGGAGCACTGTAAAGAGCACCAAGCACAAGCCCTGAGGGCCCTCTTGCTAGCCCACAAGAAGAAAGCGGGCCTGGCATCCCCAGAGG AGGAAGACGCTGTTGGTAAAGGGCAGCTGAAGGCAGCACCCAAGAAACGACAATTGCTGGACAGTGACGAGGAACAGGAAGAAGATGAGGGCAGGAACAGAG CACCAGAGTTGGGAGCTCCAGGAATCCAAAAGAAGAAACGATATCAGATTGAGGATGATGAGGATGACTGA